In the Campylobacter sp. RM6914 genome, one interval contains:
- a CDS encoding competence protein CoiA, whose amino-acid sequence MDEILTEIRRYNKLKMIEDDEIIPYVEMADMQIANFSVDPKNLLKARAFYTIALLGQKLWLKIQQRANEYDESLDTFKDVKQWEEYWMDKFYKLTTKKNTGGYFYAAV is encoded by the coding sequence ATGGATGAAATTTTAACCGAAATTCGCAGATATAATAAACTCAAAATGATAGAGGATGATGAGATTATCCCATACGTTGAGATGGCCGATATGCAGATAGCGAATTTTAGCGTGGATCCTAAAAACCTGCTAAAAGCGAGGGCTTTTTACACCATCGCGCTTTTAGGGCAAAAGCTTTGGCTAAAAATTCAGCAGCGAGCAAACGAATACGACGAAAGCCTAGACACCTTTAAAGACGTTAAGCAATGGGAGGAGTATTGGATGGATAAATTTTATAAGCTTACTACAAAGAAAAATACCGGCGGATATTTTTACGCCGCAGTTTAA
- a CDS encoding GPW/gp25 family protein: MKHLVSIEQSIKDILLTPLGSRVMLPEYGSRLFELIDRRIDDSFRADLAWYVIEAVEKWEKRIKIDEVRLISLQNNSLKFKITFESGDSMEVAYA; this comes from the coding sequence ATGAAACACTTAGTAAGCATAGAACAGAGCATAAAAGACATACTTTTAACGCCGCTTGGTTCAAGGGTTATGCTGCCCGAATACGGCAGCCGTCTGTTTGAGCTAATCGATCGCCGCATCGATGATAGCTTTAGAGCCGATCTTGCTTGGTATGTCATAGAAGCGGTAGAAAAATGGGAAAAACGCATAAAAATCGATGAAGTAAGGCTAATCAGCCTGCAAAACAACAGCCTTAAATTTAAAATAACCTTTGAAAGCGGCGATAGTATGGAGGTAGCTTATGCTTGA
- a CDS encoding phage capsid protein, which produces MSGLDEILKTSMNATNVTLSGALTPEQAHNFVDVIKQNNGFLQKIHTEKMGRLTKELDAWDVAKGILVRVPSGDKPSESQRAALNKVGAKLDAKSVQLFARILQDALEDNKSNPKFESETFESFAKAFGNDLALLGFIGESDTYDGSFKTLHKGWVAVAKDSSETTKLTYASNEKVKDRLSALVASLHPDILSQAVILISPADAQEYNKELAALNSPTHLIQGGADKILGVPLEVTPLMPKGEYLATPLKNLVLGTVLDIRRNRWYDAEERALKYVFDLYVDYEIVIKKWVSYMKQA; this is translated from the coding sequence ATGAGCGGATTAGACGAAATTTTAAAAACAAGTATGAATGCGACTAACGTTACGCTTTCAGGCGCGCTAACGCCCGAGCAAGCGCATAACTTTGTCGATGTTATCAAGCAAAATAACGGCTTTTTGCAAAAAATTCACACCGAAAAGATGGGTAGATTAACCAAAGAGCTTGACGCGTGGGACGTAGCTAAGGGTATTTTGGTGCGCGTGCCAAGCGGAGACAAGCCAAGCGAGAGCCAAAGAGCCGCACTTAATAAAGTCGGCGCAAAGCTTGACGCAAAAAGCGTTCAGCTCTTCGCTCGCATACTTCAAGACGCGCTAGAGGATAACAAATCAAACCCTAAATTTGAAAGCGAAACGTTTGAGAGCTTTGCAAAGGCTTTCGGCAACGACCTTGCGCTCCTTGGCTTTATCGGCGAGAGCGATACGTATGACGGCAGCTTTAAGACTCTTCATAAAGGCTGGGTTGCCGTAGCGAAAGACTCTAGCGAGACCACAAAACTAACCTATGCGTCAAACGAGAAAGTAAAAGATAGGCTAAGTGCGCTTGTAGCTTCTTTGCACCCCGATATTTTAAGCCAAGCGGTGATCCTTATCAGCCCGGCCGACGCACAGGAGTATAACAAAGAGCTTGCCGCGTTAAATTCTCCGACTCATCTAATACAAGGCGGAGCGGATAAAATTTTAGGAGTGCCGCTTGAGGTAACGCCTTTAATGCCAAAAGGAGAGTATCTAGCCACTCCGCTTAAAAATTTAGTTTTAGGCACGGTGCTTGATATTCGCCGCAACAGATGGTATGACGCGGAGGAGCGCGCACTAAAATACGTCTTTGACCTATACGTTGATTACGAGATAGTCATCAAAAAATGGGTTAGCTATATGAAACAAGCTTAA
- a CDS encoding DUF5675 family protein: MKLTIRRFKNIHDGTLGKFELCVGQTDERVLLSGYTLEPAGDDCVTPGRDLRIPQGKYDVAWEYSPRFGRVLPTLFNENVIKARRILIHAGNYPKHTLGCILLGQKYDDKGVYEGKKTLEAFLKITKDKPLTVEIINLQGV, from the coding sequence ATGAAGCTGACGATTAGGCGATTTAAAAATATACATGACGGCACACTGGGTAAATTTGAACTTTGCGTAGGACAAACCGATGAGCGGGTATTGCTTAGCGGTTACACGCTTGAGCCTGCGGGCGATGATTGCGTTACGCCTGGTAGAGATTTACGCATTCCACAAGGAAAATACGACGTCGCGTGGGAGTATAGCCCGCGTTTTGGGCGAGTTTTACCGACACTTTTTAATGAGAATGTTATAAAGGCACGTAGAATTTTAATCCATGCAGGTAACTATCCAAAACATACTCTTGGATGTATCTTGCTAGGACAAAAGTATGATGATAAAGGCGTTTACGAGGGTAAAAAGACACTTGAGGCGTTTTTAAAAATAACCAAAGATAAGCCGCTTACGGTTGAGATTATAAATTTACAAGGGGTATAA
- a CDS encoding XkdF-like putative serine protease domain-containing protein: MSKEITNMQIKLISLVSAGANNKKIIYKNENFNELLRVNFKKSDDEQGVVYGIVYAPDEVDTQGDFANANEIKRAAYNFMKRADLGYCVDVNHDFNIANAYICESWIVKSKDEFFSEVGAWAVGIKLEDEDLKQMVKNGAITGLSMYGSGVIKNADEGITKGGVMAALKEFFGSSENLKKQTSNNKGETMDENKVAELVKAGISASEAKLEALEKSVGELTAKLEAITSELSKSKQDETIKKQENSLSGGIL, from the coding sequence ATGAGCAAAGAGATCACAAATATGCAAATAAAACTAATCTCGCTTGTTAGCGCGGGAGCGAATAATAAAAAGATCATTTACAAAAATGAGAATTTTAACGAGCTTTTACGAGTCAATTTTAAAAAGAGCGATGACGAGCAAGGCGTAGTTTACGGGATCGTGTATGCGCCCGATGAAGTCGATACGCAAGGAGATTTTGCAAATGCAAACGAAATAAAAAGGGCCGCTTACAACTTTATGAAAAGGGCGGATCTTGGATACTGCGTTGACGTAAATCACGATTTTAACATCGCAAACGCCTATATATGCGAAAGCTGGATAGTAAAAAGCAAAGATGAGTTTTTTAGCGAGGTCGGAGCATGGGCGGTCGGTATAAAGCTAGAGGATGAAGATCTAAAACAGATGGTAAAAAACGGAGCGATAACGGGATTATCGATGTATGGAAGCGGCGTTATAAAAAATGCCGATGAGGGCATTACCAAAGGCGGCGTAATGGCGGCGCTAAAAGAGTTTTTCGGCTCAAGCGAAAATTTAAAAAAACAAACTTCAAACAACAAAGGAGAGACGATGGATGAAAACAAGGTGGCAGAGCTTGTAAAAGCGGGCATAAGCGCAAGCGAAGCAAAACTTGAGGCGCTTGAAAAATCAGTAGGCGAACTAACCGCAAAGCTTGAGGCTATCACGAGTGAGCTTAGCAAATCAAAACAAGACGAGACGATCAAAAAACAAGAAAATTCACTTAGCGGAGGGATATTATAA
- a CDS encoding baseplate assembly protein: MLDLKALPYPNVIETLNYDEILNSVKNVFKEYLTDDEIALLESDSYSALLETLAYRELLLRARINQSVKSMLLPFATGSDLDNVVAIYGIERLKGEKPTANVKFSLSTTLGYDVYIPAGLTLVSKDGDTATLKNSLVIKAGNKEIIGVSVLDSYVKSSLIKCELIQTPLPFVLTAKQESEFLGGAERESDDRLRERAVLSLERFSTAGSAKAYIYQAMSANIKVLEVSVLNGGAGIVKVYLKTADMSEETRTSVADYLNDEKVRPLTDSVIVTNANIINIEIKAELELTDMFMQDEIDKAIKATPSTLKIGENLNLSYIYSVLHKNGVYRVNLQTPTIDTKVGDDSFARISFNLSYKKASL, from the coding sequence ATGCTTGATTTAAAAGCTTTGCCTTATCCGAATGTTATCGAAACGCTTAATTATGATGAAATTTTAAATAGCGTTAAAAACGTCTTTAAAGAGTATTTAACCGATGACGAGATCGCGCTTTTGGAGAGCGACAGCTACTCGGCTTTGCTTGAGACGCTAGCTTACCGCGAGTTACTACTTCGAGCTAGGATAAATCAAAGCGTAAAATCAATGCTACTTCCTTTTGCGACGGGAAGCGACCTTGATAACGTAGTAGCAATATACGGCATAGAAAGATTAAAGGGCGAAAAACCTACGGCAAACGTTAAATTTAGTCTAAGTACTACGCTTGGTTATGATGTTTATATCCCTGCCGGACTTACGCTCGTAAGCAAAGACGGCGACACTGCCACACTAAAAAATAGCCTAGTTATAAAAGCCGGTAATAAAGAGATAATAGGTGTAAGCGTGCTTGATAGCTACGTGAAATCAAGCCTAATTAAATGTGAGCTCATTCAAACACCGCTTCCTTTTGTGCTTACGGCAAAGCAAGAGAGCGAATTTTTAGGCGGAGCAGAGCGTGAAAGCGACGATAGACTGCGCGAGAGAGCCGTGCTTAGCTTAGAGAGATTTAGCACGGCAGGAAGCGCTAAAGCCTATATCTATCAAGCGATGTCGGCAAATATAAAGGTACTAGAAGTTAGCGTGCTAAACGGCGGTGCGGGCATAGTAAAAGTGTATCTAAAAACAGCTGATATGAGCGAGGAGACAAGGACTAGCGTAGCGGACTATCTAAATGATGAAAAAGTAAGACCGCTAACCGATAGCGTGATAGTAACAAATGCAAATATTATAAATATCGAGATAAAAGCAGAACTTGAGCTAACCGATATGTTTATGCAAGATGAGATAGATAAAGCAATAAAAGCCACTCCAAGCACTCTAAAGATAGGAGAAAATCTAAATTTAAGTTATATCTACTCCGTGCTTCATAAAAATGGAGTGTATAGAGTGAATTTGCAAACTCCTACGATTGATACAAAGGTAGGCGATGATAGCTTTGCAAGGATAAGCTTTAATCTAAGCTATAAAAAGGCTAGCCTATGA
- a CDS encoding phage baseplate assembly protein V, producing MKTEFIEIGIISEVRADRARVAIGDMVTDFLPVLALANSFARAFTPIRVGEQVIVLPIRGSLNSGVILRSVYQEVHSAPDTNEKEQICIYEDGVQISYNTVNSTLVISTPKEINIACDNANLTAQSVNVKANDTTVKSPNIKLLGNTLIQGAITTAGSGGGSGSFSINGDVNITGSITTGGNASFGGSISDSRGDLTNHTNNGLARD from the coding sequence ATGAAGACGGAATTTATTGAAATCGGCATTATTAGCGAAGTAAGAGCGGATCGTGCAAGGGTTGCTATAGGAGATATGGTAACCGACTTTCTGCCTGTGCTTGCTTTGGCAAATTCTTTCGCAAGAGCTTTTACGCCGATTCGCGTGGGCGAGCAGGTAATCGTCTTGCCGATTCGCGGCAGTCTAAATAGCGGCGTAATACTTCGCTCGGTATATCAAGAAGTGCACTCGGCTCCCGACACAAACGAAAAAGAGCAAATTTGTATTTACGAGGACGGCGTGCAAATAAGCTATAACACGGTAAATAGCACTCTTGTTATCTCCACTCCAAAAGAGATAAATATAGCCTGCGATAATGCAAATTTGACCGCTCAAAGTGTAAACGTAAAAGCAAACGACACGACCGTAAAAAGCCCAAATATCAAGCTACTAGGTAATACGCTAATACAAGGTGCTATCACTACGGCGGGTTCAGGCGGCGGTAGCGGAAGTTTTTCAATCAACGGGGACGTAAATATAACCGGCTCAATCACAACCGGAGGTAATGCAAGCTTTGGCGGAAGCATAAGCGACAGCAGGGGCGATTTAACAAACCACACAAATAACGGACTAGCGAGAGATTAA
- a CDS encoding phage tail protein encodes MTLLPNHKSKFDKKFDELFGIRFDEFDIGVINTLADSCPVSLLPILAASFDVDIEGLSEIAARELIKNAFAIHYYSGTFYAVKKAVQAIDSGALIIEGNLGQKYDGSILHGGARFYGSNDHWAEYSVISSIPLSREKAKRISDAAKSAAPVRCVLTTIDSRAANLTYDGSIRYNDQFNYGVY; translated from the coding sequence ATGACCTTGCTTCCAAACCATAAAAGCAAATTTGATAAGAAATTTGACGAGCTTTTTGGCATCCGTTTCGATGAGTTTGATATAGGCGTGATTAACACTCTGGCGGATAGTTGTCCGGTATCCCTTTTGCCTATTTTAGCCGCTTCGTTTGACGTGGATATAGAGGGGCTTAGCGAGATAGCCGCACGCGAGCTGATAAAAAACGCATTTGCTATTCACTACTACTCAGGCACCTTTTACGCTGTTAAAAAAGCGGTGCAGGCGATAGATAGCGGAGCTTTGATAATAGAGGGAAATTTAGGGCAAAAATATGACGGCTCCATACTGCACGGCGGGGCTAGATTTTACGGTAGCAACGATCACTGGGCGGAGTATAGCGTTATCTCAAGTATTCCGCTATCTCGTGAGAAAGCAAAACGCATAAGCGATGCGGCTAAAAGCGCTGCACCCGTTAGATGCGTATTAACAACCATCGATAGTAGAGCGGCAAATTTAACCTATGACGGATCTATAAGATACAACGATCAATTCAATTACGGAGTTTATTAA
- a CDS encoding phage portal protein produces MQVIFKSVAGSVQLTDESKDGSGLVEPFFGFDRMLDLFYANTYHRRAIQLKASLLSNIEDGSKLEGQGMTPKDFLYAFILNLEIFGNAFMEIAGKNIYLLPSIEGRVNENREVFQLKDGRKIALNARHLYYYSPRSRYYGEPDYLGTLLPLLTNQKADSFNNAFFDNSARADTAVIFENSEPDEMQLNAFKEFFGSNFRGANNAHKTLILTANGENAKVRIEDLSKVQDISFEKLKNLNRDEIIAAHGVPPRMMGVISSGQLGGGSEVIGQLHSFNELTIIPKQEQIEWFFDSIGFPIKLKPLDVSSFKDDGELVTSLVQSGILSLAEARGILGYAK; encoded by the coding sequence ATGCAAGTGATTTTTAAAAGTGTAGCGGGTAGCGTTCAATTAACCGATGAGAGCAAAGACGGCAGCGGACTTGTCGAGCCGTTTTTCGGCTTTGATAGGATGCTTGATCTGTTTTATGCAAACACCTATCATCGTCGCGCCATACAGCTAAAAGCCTCTCTTCTTTCAAATATAGAGGACGGCTCGAAGCTTGAAGGGCAAGGCATGACGCCGAAAGATTTTTTATACGCTTTTATACTAAATCTTGAAATTTTCGGTAACGCCTTTATGGAGATCGCCGGTAAAAACATCTATCTTTTGCCGAGCATCGAAGGGCGCGTAAATGAAAACAGAGAGGTTTTTCAACTAAAAGACGGCCGTAAAATAGCGCTAAACGCAAGACATCTATACTACTATTCGCCGCGCAGTAGGTATTACGGCGAGCCCGATTACTTAGGCACTCTTTTACCGCTTTTAACCAATCAAAAAGCCGACAGCTTTAATAATGCGTTTTTTGACAACTCGGCACGCGCGGACACCGCCGTTATTTTTGAGAACTCAGAGCCCGACGAGATGCAGCTAAACGCTTTTAAAGAGTTTTTCGGCTCAAATTTCAGGGGTGCGAACAATGCTCACAAAACGCTTATACTAACCGCAAACGGAGAAAACGCAAAGGTTCGCATCGAAGATTTAAGCAAGGTGCAAGATATTAGCTTTGAAAAGCTTAAAAATTTAAACCGAGACGAGATCATCGCCGCTCACGGAGTGCCGCCGAGAATGATGGGCGTAATAAGCTCTGGCCAACTTGGCGGCGGAAGCGAAGTTATAGGTCAGCTTCATAGCTTTAACGAGCTAACTATCATACCAAAGCAAGAGCAAATAGAGTGGTTTTTCGATAGCATCGGCTTTCCTATAAAGCTAAAACCTCTTGACGTAAGCAGCTTTAAAGACGACGGAGAGCTGGTAACTTCGCTGGTGCAAAGCGGCATTTTAAGCCTAGCCGAAGCGCGCGGGATATTAGGCTATGCAAAATAA